TGTCGATTCAATGTCAGATGCAGGCCCGTCAAGAACGTCGTTATgtaaaaaagttttttctaaaaatcaattggaaaCGATTATGGCAACGATACGATCTGATCATAGTTGGTCAACAACAGCACcagaatcgaatcaatttgagagataataattcaaatgaacaatTAGAATTGTATGATAATTGTTGTATGGAGTTCATTTCCAAATGTTAATGTTAataatgtttgtgtttttgtaataaaatttgaatttgaatttgaattagaAATGAATACGATCCCattgtttgaatgattgCATGCGATGACCAATTGACCAGAAATACGGTACAAACATGAGGAAATAGACAAATTCTGATGCAGTGCTAACAACATGCCATACATAGCCAGGCTGGTTGGCTTGCCATTGAATACGAGCattgtgattgaaaattatacTTTCCGGGTGATGTACATACGATATTGAAACGGCTACATGACATACAGTTATCGATACAAACAATGTGCTGACCACTATGATGACCGATGTTGGATGGCTTTCCAATCGACCATATCGATAtaattttctcattattgatatctatatatattgattattcacattgattattgcatacatacacacgcaCGCACACATACCATAATGAAATGCTGAATCAGAGAGAATATTATGAACAAATAGACACCGGTCATGTGTAGAATCATATAATCAACACCGGGAAAATTGCCAATCATTACCATACCGAAACCTGCAATGGCAAATGATGCTAAGGATAGGAAATTTTGCAAATGTAACCGcgataatttgttttcatcgattgaatttttttgttcgtctAGAACGACCGATATGTAATAATGGATTTGTTTGAATCTTGCAATACAAACTAAGGCTCCCAACATGACAATTATGTCGAGTAATTGAGCAAAATAACCAGTAGCCGGTTTGAATGCTGCAGCATCACTAATGTATGGTAGAATCGGCGGAACTTGTCCGAAATAAACTGACACAACATACCTATATGCAATGAACGaagcaatgaaaatgatggatAAATTGAAGCAGACAGAAACTTACGGTACGAAACAAGCAGGGATTATGACAATAGCCAAAACATAGGCAAAAATGTAAGCATTGTTTTTGAATATCGCCCAACATTTCTGATCGAATCGTATACGAATGTTGACGTTGTGGTTGTCGTCCATGTTGATGCGAAATGAACGGATAGAACAAATCACAATCCTCAATTTATATCCAGTGTAACGcaatacaacaacatcattcatggtcatcatgatcgatgttgttgataacattttatttttcgattgaaattTCTGATGAACCTTTAACGTTTTTCTCTTGTGTTATccattcaacaacaagttGGCTGATCGATGGCAATTGATTACTTTTGTAAATTCATTTCTGACAAATATGAAGgccatgttgttgttgttgttttggttggatatcatcaaccaaacactttttgttgatttttcaattttttcaattttacttTATTGACGATGAAAGGGTTGAAAATCGTTCAAATATATTTGCatgatttattttctgtGCTCTATTTATGTAGCAGATAAAAACTCCTCTTCTTCGTGATGTGtttaaatgatttgatttatttgcaTAGTTTCAACACCATTAACTTGAAAACAAGTGTTACATTTATGTATTCATAAATTCAACCCTTCTTCGATGATTGATAGATTAATTTTCTGTGTTTATAATTCGTACCAATGGTCCACCCATCCTATAGGCGTGCCGATGTATTTCAATTGGTCAGAATGTCCGGCTTTTAGCATTGAGATTGCATCTCATCAGATTGTGTAACCAACTCAGTTAAACACAAAGGAAAGGAGTGGATACCGGAAGCAATCATATATCACTGACCAGATGGAagatgaatgattatgattcaaCATAACGATACATcatatgaatttcattttcaaagtttatttaaaaaaaagttaatcaataaagagagaaaaacaaaggcattcatcggaaaaaaattgcacaagaataattgatcaagaaaccaaagacaaacaaacaaacaaacaaacagagaaACAGATACGATTATATAAATTGATAGGAAATATTGAGGGAAATTCACTCAATCAACACCACCATACGTTTCGGAACCCTCAATAGCTTTGATTAGTTTATCACGCAGATCAATGTATGATTCGTAGCATGGTAAGTCCAGTCTGTTGAAactaatgaaacaaatgggAAATGGTGTGAAAATGGACAATTATTTttgcacacaaacacacacataccatGTATGAGACCGAGGTAGATTTTGTGGGTTGCCCCATTTTTCAATCGTGAATAGTTGTGGACCATTACTGCCGTATAGTTCTTTGAAACCATTCATCGGTACACGTGATGTACCGGTTACGAATTGTAACAATCGTGATCGttgttcattgttgaatgataaaaCGAGCTATTTGAtgaacaatcaataaatgaatgaacaaccaTTGAAACGATGAAGAAAACTCACCCTCCAAAACCATTGTATAACGATGTGATTGAGATGATAACCACCTTTATAAACAGTATTCTGTTTCCAATCTTTCACGTCAACATTGCCAATGCCGCACATTAATAGTTCtagttcattttcatcaaacattttgatCAGATGTTTGGGtatcaattcattgaaaccTTCCAGAAATGAATCCATTTGTGGTTTAACACGGGAAACAAAACGCCAATCAATCACTAAACTATTTGCagaaaatgcaaaaaaaacaatgaaaactgaaaaaaccaaagagTGGCTTACTTGATGTATTCTTGTTTATTCTCATTTGTCACCGGTATTTGTGCACCGTTCGGTTTCAATTCTTTCTCTTCGACAACATCGAAGAATTTCTCATCAATCGAGAAATTGAGATACAATTCACTGGGGTCATTTTCGAGAATATATTTCAGTGAGTTGTAATATTCTGTATCAACACTTTCCATATCTTTCAATgtgatttctttttccagCATCATCTTATAGAATGGCCGTATGAAAAAGGCGTCCAACAATTTGCCATGATAAATGGCCATACCAGCAACACGgccaatgaatttgaaataagCCAAATGTAGCTCATTACATCGACCGGAGAATGGTCGTATCTGCAACGTATATTTATCGGTCGAGCTATATTCAAAAAGGCCATAGTAAGGATTGAACATTTCTTTGGACAAAAGGTAGAACCATTCTCGACTAGGACCACCATAATCGAGTACATCTTCATTATCGAATTCGATCCATAATTTGGCCTTAAGATAGTCCACTCTTGATACATTACTGATGACACGAAATGAATCTTCCAATATGGAATTGCGTCGTACTTTTATCTCAAATTTGTTCGGGCCATTCGGTTTGGGCAGCGAATTCTGTAGAAgatcatattttttcttataaTCACGTGAATAAGCAATTGGTGGCCCTGATACACTGGGCATGTCGATACGTGGATCTTCCCATTGAGTTGTTTTCGTATCTAATAAATCGAACAAAATGAGCCaagatgaaaacaatttcGATTCATGATCGATTCATAGTTACTGTGCACTTACtgtgattgatgaaaaagattcGTCCATCACGATGTACACGTTCTTCCCAACCGGGTGGTAATGGGCCTAAATCATCGATAATCCGGTGTTTCAAATCGAATGGCATATGTTTGccatgatggtggtggtgatgatgatgatgatggtgctttgaattattattcgattgattattgttatgagtagtatgatgatggtggtggtgatgaagaGCGGACATtagtgatgaagatgatgatggtggcggTGGCGAACTTGGTTTGCCGGTTCGTGGATCAATCCACgttgttgatttattattatgatcaatgaaaaatatacgGCCAGTGTCGGATATTTGTTGCGTCCAACCAGTTGGTAATGGTccaagttgttgttgctgttgttgttgttgttgttgttcctctagatcatcattatcgttgttactatttgctgctgttgctgtcgATATAGAATTCGAACGTCTTGTGGTCACATCACTCGATTcggttgttgtggttgatagatcatgatcatgattcaATGTCTGCTCCGTATGATGATGCTGTTTGGAATGAttgtgattatgattattattatggaatatattcaaaaagGAAAATCGTCGTTtctttctattattatttgtattggTTGTTGTAAGCGCATTGGAAGTTAAATCAAACGATGATTGTCGACTAGAACCAGGTGTAGAATCGATATCATTCATATCATGATTCATGATTGGGTCAATTAAACGAATTCTGGCCACATTAGCAGTGGTGGccattgtcgtcgtcgtggtcgttgtcgttgatgattcCATTTTGTACGGTACATTCATCAAAAGCTCAACACACAGCAACGCACAAAAAGAGAAATGCAAAGCAACAAGTtatacaaatcaatcaatgtaagcaagacaataaaaaaacaaaacttttgacttttttttgatgaaatgattctgaaaatgatgaagatgatgattatgataaccACCAAGGCAGGCAAATAAAGATAaagatttttaaaaaagtgtaaattttaatttaattttttcttttgttctaATCTCTCTGTGTtgctgataataatgataagcTCGAGTGAGGGAATGATCAAAGTTCCAGGATGGCAGAATAAAACTCGGATTGTTTGCGATTTGGTCTAAACAAAGTTATCAGTTGATTTTTCCAAACAACACACTACTGTATACACAGTCTCGTTATCAGtcttgatttcttttttctgtgtgtttgtcaacaacaacttgctcttttctttttctttttcttttttttctctttgtcattgtctgtctgttattttattttgtcacaTAACGACAGAGGAAAAAAGTTTGTCATCTTTCTTAATCACACTCATTCATTGACTCATTCatcctttttctttttcccgTTTACAAGCATGTACGTATGCAGAAACATGAACACTGGGTTATCCAATATATACCACACACACCGATACacaacaccaccactacaTTGATTTTAGCTAAGCTAAGCTTTATTACAatcaggagaaaaaaatgatcgagGATATagcataataatcatcatcatcattaaaaagGAGGAAATTTTAAAGGCTGATGGTTGTGCGTGTAAgccagaaaaattttcaatcatgatgacaatggtgataataacatcatcatcatcatcatcaccatcataatcgtaaaaatggaaaaaaatccggCATCATCGAGATTTTGGCGTGTAGGTATCTACTagtttatatttatatttatattctaATTCCATTTCATGCAAATACAACATGATTAAAGCAAGTGTTaaccaatgataatggaaacaCCTGTTGATTCAGATgtattaaatgaaaatcaacatataaatgatcatcataaaaagccattttttgatgatggtaatcataatcataatgataatgataactaTGTTTATTATGTCTGATGACTGATGAtcaacacacatacacatcatGAGTATATGCCTCCTATGTTAAATTTAGTTTTACAATTGAATCTTTCAAAACAACCATGAACTGCTGCCAGTGTTGAATCATGCCTTGAAAGAAATCAAGCATTCAAGCAAGATgattatattgttgtttcGCAAAAGACAATTATTGATCGGTTTCGGatctatttcaattttagcaacgtcatttcattttctattttctaaGGCGATGACATTGATTATGACTGCAAATAGCGCTCTAAAtttagaaatgaaaacaaaacttacATGTTGATGATCTATGGCAGATGAGTGATCTGATGTTGGCGCAGAATTAGGCCGATCATTACCGGAATTCAATGAACTCTGTGCGTGTGTATGGCACGTGCAAAAATAgagaaatgaacaaataaacaaataaacaatacACGTGAGTCGAAATACCTGATTCTGATTGATGGAATGATGTTGAGAATTTTGTTCGTttagattattatcatatgttgcagatgataatgatgatatcgatgaGGATTGAGATTGTGACGGTAATGATTGATCCATACTACTACCAACATGAAAACGGCGATAAAAtgcctgttgttgttgttggttgacAGTCGATGGCgatgttgtttgttgatcaataGCATCACCAccaatgtttgatgatgatgtctgtGCATCAGATGTTGAGGATGTTGCTGATAAGGGCCTAGTGTTGCTGAAAAGAGGAAAATAAAGATAAATTGAAACCAACAACCCATTAATCGTACTTGGTGGATGGTCGTGTCCATTGTGTAGTGCGAGTATTATGATTGACATAATAAGTACGTCCATTTGAATCTTGTCGTTCTTCCCATCCATTCGGTAGATCTTCTTGGCTTCCTGACCGGTCATGATTGATATTGTTGGTCCTTGGTTCGTTGACAATTTCCCACTCGTTTTGCTATTGGATGAATGgattaataaatgaatgaatgaatgaatgaatgaaatcaaattggaGATACATTTgaacaatcattgaatacatacatcgtcattatcatcgatcgaTTCTTCACCAGCATCCAATGTAGAAGTGGAAtgtgttgtcgatgttgccGGTGCATCAATATAGGCATGATATATCTCAAGATGGCCTCGAACTTTGGATTTTTGACTTCGCTGTTGCAGTGTATATCGTTGTGGTTCGATAACCATATCGGTTGTTTCTGTTGGAATATTATTCAATGCTAGATCCACTTTGCCAAGGAAATCATCACGTGTAAGgcgattttcatcaaaaactTCCATCAATATCTGGTGACTGGCTGGAAGTACACGAATAATGAATTCTTCGTTCCAGCATGGATTCagtgttttctttttcgttttcgtatACAATGAATCGATGACTGAACGATCCGATTTGCTCAATAGATCAATACGAACATATGGATCGGATGCACCGAATATATCCTTTTTAGCCAGATTGTGGCCACAATGAATTTTCAGTCGTAATAATTTACAGCTGTTTGCACCGGTATCTGGATCATTGAATTGCTGCAATTCAAATGGAATTGttattgaaccaaaaaaaaaactatgaaAACTATGCACATACCAATGGTTGCCAACCATGAATCTTTCGGGAAAGAATGagatttttattgaaattatcatgatgGCCATTATTGGCGGTAtggtttgatgattgattcattgttgtcattcacatttgatgattattgccacttcaattttttttttttttgtacacaGAGTTGTTAATTATCACATATGTAGAATTACTCTCTACAAAAAAGAGATAAAGAAATTTGATAAAACtacgttgttttttgttttgttttgggaACTGGACAgaaatattaataaaatttttcatttataaaagAGATGCGGATTATCTCACTGATGGATTGTCATGACTGCTAATCCGATGAAATATCATCACAAAAACACATGTAACtcgattgtttgtttgttctcaatttgtttttattgttataaaAGAACGTCTttgaaatggatgaaatCACGCAGCAGCGTTTTACATTAGGATCCTGGTAtggaccatgatgatgacctcaGTCATTTAAATGCATTGCATTCAAATCTATCTATAGGTAATTATTACACACTAATGGAGGCGATTTTCAAATATCCACCAGGAGACCGcatatataaacaaacaatgtcTGCTTTACAACCTTAATCACATTTCATATCAAAGAATCGAAACACAATTTTAAATgcacaaatcaatcatcagtTTTCAATAATCACACCAAAcgtggtggtgatgaattCGAGAAGTAGTGCAGTGTGTGTATAATAACTAGATAGGatagtgagagagagagagagagaaacgagtcattcaatttcaatcaagaaaaacaaaaacttgcCAACCTTCGACGAGAGAGAGGGAAaaagagtaaaaaaaaagttaagaCGTCGTaataaagcaaaaaatgTCGTCGTCTTTGGTGGTTAATTTCtacgtattttttttctgttttgtttttgttgcaatCTCGCAAAGAGGTTTCGaataatcaaatgttttgatCGCTTGTGGATGGCCAATCATTCGATTAATTGACAAGGTTCAAAGGTTtcattatccatttttttgattatcataaatacactcacacacacatagatagAAGTACACGAAGCTCAATTTGATGTTTGCATCAAAATGGAGACAATTTTCTGGTTCGTGCAATACCTAATATTTGTCAAATgtaaacaataaacaaatccCCTCCCCTCATAACACCATTGCCGttcgaaagaaaaatgaaaccaaaacccaaacaaaacagacgACTTGACAACCGAAACTTTGACACCACAACATTTTCCTCTATCGCCAACACTAGATGGCGATTATGTGTCGAATACTGATTTTGAAGATTCTGCAAAATGGactcgaatttttttttatttttatttttatttttaactttttttgCGGTTTCTGatacaaaaattttgtttttggtctcaataattgttgtcaagtggagaaatttttttcaagttttctcattttctcattttctcATTGTCGGCAACTGCAATTATATTGGGCAAACGGCggcgacgatgatgatgatgaccggtAATTCTCACCGGGGCCATTAGAAATCcgttatgaatgaaatgaaataaagacAAAGTATCCATTCTACTGTGGTGAACGAAAATAACGGGTAAGCATtcataatttgttttgtgtcCACTTtatgaaataatgattgtaattcgtttgtttttcatgtaGCCAActgacaacaaacaaacaagagcAAAAAGTTTCGttagatcatcattcatcataacATGGTCAGTTTAACGGActgacattcattcatatattttgGTTGCTCCGGTTATGCcagtcattcatttttcattggcaCTGTAATTCGATATTGTGAATTTGCCAACCATCTACTGTACCCGTTCGCAAAGtttcaagaaaaatatttttctctttattctcggtcaatcaatgatgttgtGCAAGGAATTATACCGGATACAGTCATCAGTCAGCATATAATCATCACTAGGATCATGTCCGGTAGCATGAAAAAAGCGATTCGGCTATAATTCCTTTGAGAGACAAGCATCCAATGAATGACAATCACATTGAAAGAAAGccgacaaacaaaaaagaaacggATGTTTTGCATCCAATCCACACGACATATACAtgacacaacacacacaaatgtaAGTCTGGATTTtgttaaatataaaaaaaacgaaaaaaaaactgaatcaaACTGTAACACATGCATggaagaatgaatgaattggaaatGAATCTAGCATCCTGataagatcatcatcaacatgaatttcttcttttcacATCTATTATTAGATCTTATCATCACTCCCCTTTAGGCAATGATGAATGGTGTTAGCATTAAATAATTAATCAACCATGAGTGTGAGAGACAACGCCCACGGATTTCTTCTGTAATTCGCTGCTTTTGCTGAAGGTCGATTTGCGACTAaccatttgaatgatttgaaacaACCGAACcagacaacaaaaacaacaagacaGATGGCCAATGGATGTTGAATAtgacgatgttgatgttgatgatcgattcatTGGTGTCATTGTATATGACATGTAAGcaaaccaaacaaataaaaaccgcacaaatgtttgattgaatttcgtTTGT
This is a stretch of genomic DNA from Dermatophagoides farinae isolate YC_2012a chromosome 6, ASM2471394v1, whole genome shotgun sequence. It encodes these proteins:
- the Nedd4 gene encoding E3 ubiquitin-protein ligase Nedd4; this translates as MTTMNQSSNHTANNGHHDNFNKNLILSRKIHGWQPLQFNDPDTGANSCKLLRLKIHCGHNLAKKDIFGASDPYVRIDLLSKSDRSVIDSLYTKTKKKTLNPCWNEEFIIRVLPASHQILMEVFDENRLTRDDFLGKVDLALNNIPTETTDMVIEPQRYTLQQRSQKSKVRGHLEIYHAYIDAPATSTTHSTSTLDAGEESIDDNDDQNEWEIVNEPRTNNINHDRSGSQEDLPNGWEERQDSNGRTYYVNHNTRTTQWTRPSTNNTRPLSATSSTSDAQTSSSNIGGDAIDQQTTSPSTVNQQQQQAFYRRFHVGSSMDQSLPSQSQSSSISSLSSATYDNNLNEQNSQHHSINQNQSSLNSGNDRPNSAPTSDHSSAIDHQHHHHTEQTLNHDHDLSTTTTESSDVTTRRSNSISTATAANSNNDNDDLEEQQQQQQQQQQLGPLPTGWTQQISDTGRIFFIDHNNKSTTWIDPRTGKPSSPPPPSSSSSLMSALHHHHHHHTTHNNNQSNNNSKHHHHHHHHHHHGKHMPFDLKHRIIDDLGPLPPGWEERVHRDGRIFFINHNTKTTQWEDPRIDMPSVSGPPIAYSRDYKKKYDLLQNSLPKPNGPNKFEIKVRRNSILEDSFRVISNVSRVDYLKAKLWIEFDNEDVLDYGGPSREWFYLLSKEMFNPYYGLFEYSSTDKYTLQIRPFSGRCNELHLAYFKFIGRVAGMAIYHGKLLDAFFIRPFYKMMLEKEITLKDMESVDTEYYNSLKYILENDPSELYLNFSIDEKFFDVVEEKELKPNGAQIPVTNENKQEYINLVIDWRFVSRVKPQMDSFLEGFNELIPKHLIKMFDENELELLMCGIGNVDVKDWKQNTVYKGGYHLNHIVIQWFWRLVLSFNNEQRSRLLQFVTGTSRVPMNGFKELYGSNGPQLFTIEKWGNPQNLPRSHTCFNRLDLPCYESYIDLRDKLIKAIEGSETYGGVD
- the LOC124493892 gene encoding DNA damage-regulated autophagy modulator protein 1, giving the protein MLSTTSIMMTMNDVVVLRYTGYKLRIVICSIRSFRINMDDNHNVNIRIRFDQKCWAIFKNNAYIFAYVLAIVIIPACFVPYVVSVYFGQVPPILPYISDAAAFKPATGYFAQLLDIIVMLGALVCIARFKQIHYYISVVLDEQKNSIDENKLSRLHLQNFLSLASFAIAGFGMVMIGNFPGVDYMILHMTGVYLFIIFSLIQHFIMISIMRKLYRYGRLESHPTSVIIVVSTLFVSITVCHVAVSISYVHHPESIIFNHNARIQWQANQPGYVWHVVSTASEFVYFLMFVPYFWSIGHRMQSFKQWDRIHF